TGAACACGTCTCGATTCGTTGATACAATTATTTATTGACGAAGATGACTGCTTTTTTCTAAACTAAATCATAAAATAAGCTAACGTGTTAAGACGTGACTTTACGTTACGTTATGTACATAAAGGAGTGGACAGCATTTGGAACGGATTTCATGGCATCAATATTTTATGGCACAAAGTCATTTGCTCGCATTAAGGAGTACGTGTACAAGACTTATGGTTGGAGCAACAATCGTAAGAGATAAACGAATTATTGCAGGTGGATATAATGGCTCAATCTCAGGGGGAAAACATTGTATTGAAGATGGTTGCTACGTAATTGATAATCATTGTGTACGAACCATTCATGCAGAAATTAATGCATTATTACAATGCGCAAAATTTGGTGTCCCAACTGATGGTGCAGAAATATACGTAACTCACTTTCCTTGTTTGAATTGTTGTAAATCACTTATTCAAGCGGGAATAAAAAAAGTATTTTACGCATCTGACTACAAAAATCATGAGTATGCGATTGAACTATTCGAAGCTGCTGGTGTTGATGTTGAGCAAGTGGAACTTGAAGAAATGATTTTAGACAGAAATAGTGAAGAAAAGCTTAAATTTACAGCTGATATTTTAAATCGCCTCGAGCAACTTGGATTACCTTCGGATGAACTTCAAAAATTAAAAGAGGTAGCAAATAACTTGTATACGTCTAATTAATTTTGGTTCTGTTAAAATCTCTTACGTCATTAGCTACTAGCTGAATACTGTATGTGTCCACCGAGCAAAACGCCACGTCCTGTGGCATGCGCGGTATTAGGACGTCCTGTCCGTCCACCGAACAAAACGCCACGTCCAGTGGCAAGCGCGGTATCAGGACGTCCTGTCCGTCCACCGAGCAAAACGCCACGTCCAGTGGCAAGCGCGGTATTAGGACGTCCTGTCCGTCCACCGAGCAAAGCGCCACGTCCTGTGGCAAGCGCGGTATTAGGACGTCCTGTTTAAATTTTTGGATAAATATTCCTTTTTCCTGTGGAAGAACGGGCGATAAGAGACTCAGCAGACAAGAATAAATGATCATGATTAGCCACGGTTCGAGGGGGATTCACGGCACGTTCATGGCAAAGAAAACACCATGTAAGCGAACGAATAACCAATTATTATGAAAGTTGTCAGTCATATAAAGTTCCTATTATAAACATTGTTTATTTCAGGAGGGTTTTAATTTTATTGAAGACGTAGTGGCTCTCTTTCTTTTCAGTTTAGAAGTGTATTCATGATATAATCTGCTTAATAATTCATAACTATAAGGTATTTATATTTTGTTTGTTTTAGATAGGGGGAAATGAGCATGGACCAAACAGATATTCAGTTACTCGAAATTCTCCAAGAGGATGGCAGAATAACGATTAGTGACTTATCTAAAAAATTATCATTAAGTAGACCAAGTGTTACAGAACGTTTAATAAGGCTGAAAGAACAAGGTATTATACATAAAATTAGTGCAAGAGTATCTCCAGACTCTGTTGGTAGGAAGGTGATGTTATTTATTCAAGTGAGTGAAATTACAATTCCATATCATGAATTTGAAGAAAAAGTAAAAAATCACCCAGATATTTTGGAATGCCATAAAGTTACCGGAATGGTGAACTATATATTGAAAGCAGCTGTCAACGATATGGATCATTTAGGAAAGCTAATTGATCATTTCATTCCATTTGCTAATATCAATACATCGATTGTTTTAAATTCTCCTGTTGAAGAGAGAAGCATTTTACCGTCTATAAACGGATAACCAGCTATATAAAACAAACACCTTAACAAACTCCTATTACCCTCACAACAATGATTGGAAATGGTCTTTGACGATCAAACACCTCATGACATCAAGATAGTTCAAACCTCCTTTGAAAAAAAACAGTGAAAAACAAAGATCGATATTTATATTACAAATTGTAGGAAATTAAATAAAAATCCATTCAAAATAAA
The Bacillus shivajii DNA segment above includes these coding regions:
- a CDS encoding ComE operon protein 2, producing the protein MERISWHQYFMAQSHLLALRSTCTRLMVGATIVRDKRIIAGGYNGSISGGKHCIEDGCYVIDNHCVRTIHAEINALLQCAKFGVPTDGAEIYVTHFPCLNCCKSLIQAGIKKVFYASDYKNHEYAIELFEAAGVDVEQVELEEMILDRNSEEKLKFTADILNRLEQLGLPSDELQKLKEVANNLYTSN
- a CDS encoding Lrp/AsnC family transcriptional regulator, with the translated sequence MDQTDIQLLEILQEDGRITISDLSKKLSLSRPSVTERLIRLKEQGIIHKISARVSPDSVGRKVMLFIQVSEITIPYHEFEEKVKNHPDILECHKVTGMVNYILKAAVNDMDHLGKLIDHFIPFANINTSIVLNSPVEERSILPSING